From Myxococcales bacterium, the proteins below share one genomic window:
- a CDS encoding response regulator: MSDPLRCLVVEDSPMMRQLLIFALSRVRGLQIVEAVDGVDALRKLATLRFDLVLTDVNMPIMDGLKLVHRIRSDATHKDVPIVIITTEGAEADRKRALDLGANAYVVKPIQAPAVIALAERLLGLRPHAPPEAP, encoded by the coding sequence ATGAGCGACCCCTTGCGCTGCCTTGTCGTCGAAGACTCTCCGATGATGCGGCAGCTCCTCATTTTTGCGCTCTCGCGCGTGCGAGGGCTCCAGATCGTCGAAGCCGTCGATGGCGTCGACGCTCTGCGAAAGCTCGCCACCTTGCGCTTCGACCTCGTCCTCACGGACGTGAACATGCCCATCATGGACGGGCTCAAGCTCGTGCATCGCATCCGCTCGGACGCGACCCACAAGGACGTCCCGATCGTGATCATCACGACCGAAGGCGCCGAGGCCGATCGCAAGCGCGCCCTCGATCTCGGGGCCAACGCCTACGTCGTGAAGCCGATCCAAGCCCCGGCCGTGATCGCCCTCGCCGAGCGCCTCCTCGGCCTCCGCCCCCACGCGCCTCCCGAAGCTCCGTGA
- a CDS encoding phosphoribosylanthranilate isomerase: MSAPYVKVCGITRVEDADVCLSLGVASIGLNFIPESPRCVSFEVARAIAAHVGDRALVVGVVRDLSADEARGLRDAVPLGCLQLHGDEPKEVVSALLPHAYKAFRIGTLDDVERAASYPGEYLLVDAKVEGMLGGTGQRVDLSLVAGLARSRKLTLAGGLTAENVHEAIVRVSPYCVDVASGVERSPGVKDADKIAAFVRATRA; this comes from the coding sequence GTGAGCGCGCCGTACGTCAAGGTCTGCGGAATCACGCGCGTCGAGGACGCCGACGTGTGCCTGTCGCTCGGGGTCGCGTCGATCGGGCTGAACTTCATCCCCGAGAGCCCGCGGTGCGTCTCCTTCGAGGTGGCGCGGGCGATCGCGGCCCACGTCGGCGATCGTGCGCTCGTGGTCGGTGTGGTGCGCGACCTCTCGGCCGACGAGGCGCGCGGGCTTCGGGACGCGGTCCCGCTCGGGTGCCTGCAGCTCCACGGTGACGAGCCGAAGGAGGTCGTGTCGGCGCTCCTCCCACACGCGTACAAAGCCTTTCGTATCGGGACGTTGGACGACGTCGAGCGGGCCGCGAGCTACCCTGGCGAGTACCTGCTCGTCGACGCGAAGGTCGAAGGCATGCTCGGGGGCACGGGCCAGCGCGTCGACCTCTCGCTCGTCGCGGGCCTCGCGCGGTCGAGGAAGCTCACGCTGGCTGGAGGGCTCACCGCCGAGAACGTCCACGAGGCCATCGTCCGTGTGTCCCCCTATTGCGTGGACGTCGCGAGCGGCGTCGAGCGCTCTCCTGGAGTCAAAGACGCCGACAAAATCGCTGCGTTCGTCCGCGCGACGCGGGCCTGA
- a CDS encoding glutamate--cysteine ligase has translation MTSASDLLEPFVAAEKPKSAFLCGAEAEKPGVFDDLSTVPYDGPRGGVASILHDLASKGWHEEREYEGGPLLALTKDGASITLEPGSQLELSGAPLPSAHAIAHELRAHLADIAPVSEKLGITWLGLGFQPFAKRADYTFVPKLRYGVMREYLPKRGGHALDMMLRTSTVQANYDYASEEDAMRKLRVGLALAPVTAAMFANSPFYEGAPFGGKSFRAKVWLDVDPDRSGLVPNVWKEGAGYRDYVEWALDVPMFMFKRDGKRIENTGQTFRSFMTDGFEGHKATMGDYTTHLNTLFPEVRLKRTLEIRSADAQSELMSPALAALYIGLYYDETALAAAWDLVRDHTLEEATRVRADVWRLGLDAPFRGGTLRRLAEDVVAIAKGGLSRRAVVVGGVDETAVLRPLEELVSRGESPADVLLAGLPEGDEARRREIVRRTAFSLRGA, from the coding sequence ATCACCAGCGCTTCCGATCTGCTCGAGCCGTTCGTCGCGGCGGAGAAGCCGAAGAGCGCGTTCCTCTGCGGGGCCGAGGCCGAAAAGCCGGGTGTTTTCGATGACTTGAGCACGGTGCCGTACGACGGGCCGCGCGGCGGTGTCGCGTCCATCCTTCACGATCTCGCGTCCAAAGGGTGGCACGAGGAGCGCGAGTACGAGGGCGGCCCGCTCCTCGCCCTCACGAAAGACGGCGCCTCGATCACGCTCGAGCCCGGCAGCCAGCTCGAGCTGTCCGGCGCCCCGCTCCCGTCGGCGCACGCCATCGCTCACGAGCTCCGCGCGCACCTCGCCGACATCGCTCCCGTGTCCGAGAAGCTCGGCATCACGTGGCTCGGGCTCGGGTTCCAGCCGTTCGCAAAGCGTGCAGACTACACCTTCGTCCCGAAGCTCCGGTATGGCGTCATGCGGGAGTACCTCCCGAAGCGGGGGGGCCACGCCCTCGACATGATGTTGCGCACGTCGACGGTCCAAGCCAACTACGACTACGCGTCGGAAGAGGACGCGATGCGGAAGCTCCGGGTCGGCCTCGCGCTCGCGCCCGTCACCGCCGCGATGTTCGCGAACAGCCCCTTCTACGAGGGCGCGCCCTTCGGGGGAAAGAGCTTCCGCGCGAAGGTGTGGCTCGACGTCGATCCCGATCGGAGCGGCCTCGTGCCGAACGTCTGGAAAGAGGGCGCCGGCTACCGCGACTACGTCGAGTGGGCGCTCGACGTGCCCATGTTCATGTTCAAGCGGGACGGCAAGCGCATCGAGAACACGGGGCAGACCTTCCGGTCGTTCATGACCGACGGGTTCGAGGGCCACAAGGCCACCATGGGCGACTACACGACCCACTTGAACACGCTCTTCCCCGAGGTGCGCCTCAAGCGGACGCTCGAGATCCGCTCGGCCGACGCGCAGTCGGAGCTCATGTCGCCGGCCCTCGCGGCGCTCTACATCGGCCTCTACTACGACGAGACCGCGCTCGCCGCGGCGTGGGACTTGGTGCGCGATCACACCCTCGAGGAGGCGACCCGTGTCCGCGCCGACGTCTGGCGGCTCGGCCTCGACGCGCCGTTCCGTGGAGGCACGTTGCGCCGCTTGGCCGAGGACGTGGTCGCGATCGCCAAAGGCGGCCTCTCGCGGCGTGCGGTCGTCGTCGGAGGCGTGGACGAGACCGCCGTGCTCCGCCCGCTCGAGGAGCTCGTCTCCCGGGGCGAGTCCCCGGCCGACGTCCTGCTCGCGGGGCTTCCGGAGGGCGACGAGGCGCGTCGTCGCGAGATCGTGCGTCGCACCGCCTTCTCGCTGCGCGGCGCGTGA
- a CDS encoding VWA domain-containing protein, translating to MSARSDKLKKAAWAGFVLSLLVALVVLYERFVLSRGPTLTWSRAGVDYELLSPKMLGLALLAPYFMWVVGKSLADLPMVQRVLSVLLRVAFVALLALGLSRLARTATTQKICTVYLVDVSESVPDAALEDARAEIDKGIKAKGKDDLVRVVTFAKRPRVVPLDEATPSAPKIERHEAAATGDPKKDKDRKGLGAASDLASALQLAYGLYPAGMLRRAVLLSDGVQTDGDVLAEANRAHDFGVKLYTIPYSRPVPGEVALRELRVPDKVRVGEPFNLHAAIFSSRAQKVKAVLKQGEAINGLDGVRTVDLLQGENDVTFKSVVRVAGEVTYQLELSEMAEDRFKENNGVSVAVAVPGRPSVLYVEGNPSRASYLSSALSAQELDVEVRGPREMPSSIRELERFDFVILSDAPAEAVSMTQQDAIESYVRDLGGGFLFAGGESGYGLGGWYHTTIERVLPVRMDAEKRRDEPQVAMSLVIDRSGSMSGMPLEMAKAAAKATADTLSGDDLIEVIAFDSSPTRVVRMTPAKHRARIQGDIARIQPGGGTEIFSALDAAYQSLSVTRARKKHVILLTDGQAPQNGIRDLVQAMAAEGMTVTSIGLGSGVDEGLLRMISDLGGGRFYKVLDAQQLPRVFTRETEMVSRSAAVEEYFQPKVVTSADFMRGIDLGSAPFLHGYVATKMKPPPAQELLQSEVGEPILARWHAGLGWALAWTSDVKNLWAVEWLKWPGYGQFWGQLVREHMRQKKRQQLDMKAEIDPATGHVRAHIDAIGGDDRFQNGLDAKLTVVGPQPSGEKKTLPMKQTAPGRYESDFPIERFGSFLLHASLERDVEDGKGGVKSVQVAESFGHVTNPYPREYLALAPDTVTLRRAAEVTGGALSPEPKVVFDPAGETIRYHQDLWPRFIVAAIVVYLLDLLVRRVRFFDRKVTARAPIPKSART from the coding sequence ATGAGCGCCCGCTCCGACAAGCTCAAGAAGGCCGCGTGGGCGGGCTTCGTCCTCTCGCTCCTCGTCGCGTTGGTCGTCCTGTACGAGCGCTTCGTGCTCTCGCGTGGGCCCACGCTGACGTGGTCGCGGGCCGGCGTCGACTACGAGCTGCTCTCGCCGAAGATGCTCGGGCTCGCCCTCCTCGCGCCCTACTTCATGTGGGTCGTGGGGAAGAGCCTCGCGGATCTGCCGATGGTGCAGCGCGTGCTCTCGGTGCTGCTCCGCGTCGCGTTCGTCGCGCTCCTGGCGCTCGGCCTCTCGCGGCTCGCGCGCACGGCGACGACCCAGAAGATCTGCACGGTCTACCTCGTGGACGTCTCCGAGTCGGTCCCCGACGCGGCCCTCGAGGACGCGCGCGCCGAGATAGACAAGGGCATCAAGGCGAAGGGCAAAGACGACCTCGTGCGCGTCGTCACCTTCGCGAAGCGCCCTCGCGTCGTCCCGCTCGACGAAGCCACGCCCTCCGCCCCGAAGATCGAACGCCACGAGGCCGCGGCCACGGGCGATCCGAAGAAGGACAAGGACCGCAAAGGCCTCGGCGCGGCCAGCGATCTCGCGAGCGCCCTCCAGCTCGCGTACGGCCTCTACCCGGCAGGCATGCTCCGTCGCGCCGTGCTCTTGTCGGACGGCGTCCAGACCGACGGGGACGTGCTCGCCGAGGCGAACCGGGCCCACGACTTCGGCGTGAAGCTCTATACGATCCCGTATAGTCGTCCGGTCCCGGGCGAAGTGGCCCTCCGCGAGCTGCGCGTACCCGACAAGGTGCGCGTCGGCGAGCCGTTCAACCTCCACGCGGCCATCTTCTCGAGCCGCGCGCAGAAGGTGAAGGCGGTGCTCAAGCAGGGCGAGGCGATCAACGGCCTCGACGGCGTGCGCACGGTAGACCTCCTTCAAGGCGAGAACGACGTCACGTTCAAGAGCGTGGTGCGCGTCGCCGGCGAGGTCACCTACCAGCTCGAGCTGTCGGAGATGGCCGAGGACCGGTTCAAGGAGAACAACGGGGTCTCGGTCGCGGTCGCCGTGCCTGGTCGCCCCTCGGTCCTCTACGTCGAGGGGAACCCCTCGCGCGCGAGCTACCTCTCGAGCGCCCTCTCGGCGCAAGAGCTCGACGTCGAGGTGCGCGGTCCACGTGAGATGCCCTCGAGCATCCGCGAGCTCGAGCGCTTCGACTTCGTCATCCTGTCGGACGCTCCGGCCGAGGCCGTGAGCATGACCCAACAAGACGCCATCGAGAGCTACGTCCGCGACCTCGGCGGAGGTTTCCTCTTCGCCGGCGGCGAGAGCGGGTACGGCCTCGGCGGCTGGTACCACACGACGATCGAGCGGGTCTTGCCGGTGCGCATGGACGCCGAGAAGCGCCGCGACGAGCCCCAGGTCGCCATGTCGCTCGTCATCGATCGCTCCGGCTCGATGAGCGGCATGCCGCTCGAGATGGCGAAGGCGGCCGCGAAGGCTACGGCGGACACGCTCTCGGGCGACGACCTCATCGAGGTCATCGCGTTCGACTCGTCTCCCACCCGCGTCGTGCGCATGACACCCGCCAAGCACCGCGCGCGTATCCAGGGCGACATCGCCCGGATCCAGCCCGGCGGCGGCACCGAGATCTTCAGCGCGCTCGACGCCGCGTACCAGTCGCTCAGCGTGACGCGCGCGCGGAAAAAGCACGTCATTCTCCTCACGGACGGACAGGCCCCGCAGAACGGCATTCGTGATCTCGTGCAGGCCATGGCGGCCGAGGGCATGACGGTCACGAGCATCGGGCTCGGCTCGGGGGTCGACGAAGGCCTCTTGCGGATGATCTCCGACCTCGGAGGAGGCCGCTTCTACAAGGTCCTCGACGCCCAGCAGCTCCCCCGTGTGTTTACGCGCGAGACCGAGATGGTCTCGCGATCCGCGGCCGTCGAAGAGTACTTCCAGCCGAAGGTCGTCACCTCGGCCGACTTCATGCGCGGCATCGACCTCGGCTCGGCCCCGTTCCTCCACGGCTACGTGGCGACCAAGATGAAGCCCCCGCCCGCGCAGGAGCTGCTCCAGTCCGAGGTGGGAGAGCCCATCTTGGCCCGCTGGCACGCCGGCCTCGGGTGGGCGCTCGCGTGGACGAGCGACGTGAAGAACCTCTGGGCCGTGGAGTGGCTCAAGTGGCCCGGCTACGGCCAGTTCTGGGGTCAGCTCGTTCGCGAGCACATGCGCCAGAAGAAGCGCCAACAGCTCGACATGAAGGCGGAGATCGACCCGGCGACCGGGCACGTGCGCGCCCACATCGACGCCATCGGCGGCGACGATCGCTTCCAGAACGGGCTCGACGCGAAGCTCACCGTGGTGGGGCCTCAGCCTTCGGGCGAGAAAAAGACCCTCCCGATGAAACAGACGGCCCCTGGGCGCTACGAATCGGATTTCCCGATCGAGCGTTTCGGCTCGTTCCTCTTGCACGCGTCGCTCGAGCGCGACGTCGAGGACGGGAAGGGCGGAGTCAAGTCGGTGCAGGTCGCCGAGAGCTTCGGCCACGTCACGAACCCCTACCCGCGTGAGTATCTCGCCCTCGCGCCGGACACGGTCACGCTTCGTCGCGCGGCCGAGGTCACGGGCGGAGCGCTCTCGCCCGAGCCCAAGGTGGTGTTCGACCCGGCCGGCGAGACGATCCGCTACCACCAAGATCTCTGGCCTCGCTTCATCGTGGCGGCGATCGTGGTCTACCTGCTCGACCTGCTCGTGCGTCGTGTCCGCTTCTTCGACCGCAAGGTCACGGCGCGCGCGCCCATCCCGAAGAGCGCGCGCACCTGA
- a CDS encoding VWA domain-containing protein, which yields MIFAGLPLAQWLGILGGAAAFATALYILKLRRRAVAVPFSKLWERILRDKEATSLFSKLKRLLSLLLQIALLALLAVSLGDPRAAATLIKGRSLVVLVDASASMKATDVSPNRLGVAKDEVKKLIRGLGGSDRMLIAQMDASITPTGPMSGDTSDLERDLDAIRATDARADFPRALRFATDALRGVENGEIVVVSDGSLGPAQDSTGPVRLGDVKLSYIPVGKGSRNVAVTAFSVRRYPLDKSRYEVMLEVTNTGPEPEEIEMKLFGDGQLVDITKLRLKPGERLPRFYPNLSGASRTLEARIAPIGQSKDELPADDRAYALLPERRRAKILVVTGGNTYLEAALLLDEYLDVTLMSPKDYLTKGDGAKAEVIVFDGVTPMSPPRANAIYLDPRGPGSPVKVDAEIKSPGFDKIERKHPIVRWTALDDVNIARGHKLVPEPSDKVIGASDQGPILVTGARGGFRFVALGFDVRESDLPLRVAWPLLLLNSINFFLEETAGYISSFRTGDVFRVPLVTEAPRAELTLPSDDGKPGKKELVPVFEGRAVYLGQNAGIYDLLASDAKPGADGAAAGKTAFAANLLDREESTLTAVPELVVDGKKATAVEGFTVGVRREIWIYLLIAAVILTAIEWATYHRRVTV from the coding sequence GTGATCTTCGCAGGTCTGCCGCTCGCGCAGTGGCTCGGCATCCTCGGGGGCGCCGCGGCGTTCGCGACGGCGCTCTACATCTTGAAGCTCCGGCGTCGCGCCGTGGCCGTGCCGTTCTCGAAGCTGTGGGAGCGCATCCTCCGCGACAAAGAGGCGACGAGCCTCTTCTCGAAGCTGAAGCGGCTCTTGTCCTTGCTCCTCCAGATCGCGCTGCTCGCGCTCCTGGCGGTGTCGCTCGGTGACCCGCGCGCGGCGGCCACGCTGATCAAGGGGCGGAGCCTCGTCGTGCTGGTCGACGCGAGCGCCTCCATGAAAGCGACGGACGTCTCCCCGAACCGCCTCGGCGTCGCGAAGGACGAGGTCAAGAAGCTCATTCGAGGGCTCGGCGGCTCCGACCGCATGCTCATCGCCCAGATGGACGCCTCCATCACGCCCACCGGGCCCATGAGCGGGGACACGTCCGACCTCGAGCGCGACCTCGACGCCATCCGCGCGACCGACGCTCGCGCCGACTTTCCCCGCGCCCTCCGCTTCGCGACCGATGCCCTGCGCGGCGTCGAGAACGGCGAGATCGTCGTCGTGTCCGACGGCTCGCTCGGGCCCGCCCAAGACTCGACCGGCCCCGTACGGCTCGGCGACGTGAAGCTCTCGTACATCCCCGTCGGCAAGGGCTCGCGGAACGTGGCCGTCACGGCGTTCTCGGTGCGCAGGTACCCGCTCGACAAGAGCCGCTACGAGGTGATGCTCGAGGTGACGAACACCGGCCCCGAGCCCGAAGAGATCGAGATGAAGCTCTTCGGCGACGGGCAGCTCGTCGACATCACGAAGCTGCGGCTCAAGCCGGGCGAGCGTTTGCCGAGGTTCTATCCGAACCTGTCGGGGGCGAGCCGCACCCTCGAGGCGCGCATCGCGCCGATCGGACAATCGAAGGACGAGCTCCCCGCCGACGACCGCGCGTACGCGCTCCTGCCCGAGCGGCGAAGGGCGAAAATCCTCGTGGTTACGGGGGGTAACACGTACCTCGAGGCCGCGCTCCTGCTCGACGAGTACCTCGACGTCACGCTGATGAGCCCGAAGGACTACCTCACCAAGGGGGACGGGGCGAAGGCCGAGGTCATCGTGTTCGACGGCGTCACGCCCATGTCGCCGCCGCGCGCGAACGCGATCTACCTCGACCCGCGAGGGCCGGGATCTCCGGTCAAGGTCGACGCCGAGATCAAGAGCCCGGGCTTCGACAAAATCGAGCGAAAGCACCCGATCGTTCGGTGGACGGCCCTCGACGACGTGAACATCGCGCGCGGCCACAAGCTCGTCCCCGAGCCGAGCGACAAGGTCATCGGCGCGAGCGACCAGGGCCCGATCCTCGTCACGGGCGCGCGCGGAGGCTTCCGCTTCGTGGCGCTCGGGTTCGACGTCCGCGAGAGCGATCTGCCGCTGCGGGTGGCGTGGCCGCTCCTGCTTTTGAACAGCATCAACTTCTTCCTCGAGGAGACGGCCGGATACATCTCGAGCTTCCGCACGGGCGACGTGTTCCGCGTCCCGCTCGTGACCGAGGCGCCGCGCGCCGAGCTGACGCTCCCGTCCGACGACGGCAAGCCCGGGAAGAAGGAGCTCGTCCCCGTGTTCGAGGGCCGCGCCGTGTATCTCGGCCAAAACGCTGGCATTTACGACCTCCTAGCGTCCGACGCGAAGCCCGGGGCCGACGGGGCCGCGGCCGGCAAAACGGCCTTCGCCGCGAACTTGCTCGACCGTGAGGAGAGTACGCTCACCGCGGTGCCCGAGCTCGTCGTCGACGGGAAGAAGGCCACGGCGGTCGAGGGCTTCACCGTCGGCGTGAGGCGCGAGATCTGGATCTACCTGCTCATCGCCGCCGTGATCCTCACGGCCATCGAGTGGGCCACGTACCACCGCAGGGTGACCGTATGA